The following proteins are co-located in the Engraulis encrasicolus isolate BLACKSEA-1 chromosome 2, IST_EnEncr_1.0, whole genome shotgun sequence genome:
- the mrpl58 gene encoding peptidyl-tRNA hydrolase ICT1, mitochondrial has translation MFLVRQLRHKAFVVPCMRLALPLPSAAYGSSSNSRSGGDSDQDGQTGHQVPIPVDRLKISYSRSSGPGGQHVNKVNSKAEVRFHVATADWIPEEVRWELLKKCAGRVNKSGELVVVSEVSRSQHRNLAECLTKIQQLIEEASYTPPPPSEEDIALRRQRLEKSNRERLRQKKLASGLKQSRRGDLD, from the exons ATGTTTCTGGTGCGACAGTTAAGGCACAAAGCGTTTGTTGTGCCCTGTATGCGTCTTGCGTTGCCCTTGCCCAGCGCAGCTTAtggaagcagcagcaacagcagatcTGGCGGTGACAGTGATCAG GATGGCCAAACGGGACACCAGGTGCCTATTCCAGTGG ATCGTCTGAAAATCAGCTACAGTCGTAGCAGTGGCCCAGGAGGACAACACGtcaacaaag tgaattcCAAGGCGGAGGTGCGTTTCCATGTGGCAACAGCAGACTGGATCCCGGAGGAGGTGCGCTGGGAACTACTGAAGAag tgtgcgggGCGTGTGAATAAGTCTGGGgagctggtggtggtgagtgAGGTGAGCAGGAGTCAGCATCGTAACCTGGCGGAGTGTCTGACCAAGATCCAACAGCTGATAGAGGAGGCCAGctacacaccccctcccccctcagaaGAGGACATAGCACTCAGGAggcagag gttggaGAAGAGTAATAGAGAGCGTCTGAGACAGAAGAAGCTGGCGTCAGGACTGAAGCAATCTCGACGCGGTGACTTGGACTGA